The Lusitaniella coriacea LEGE 07157 genome has a window encoding:
- a CDS encoding nSTAND1 domain-containing NTPase: MPKINRRLAVVIGINQYQHGISPLQSAVSDAKEIARLLEEDHGYIVWRFLDAQATLNALLDFLQTTLPQKIETEDTVLFYFAGHGIALNSDEGPQGYLIPQDAQLGNSSSYLPMPELQGALLALPCRHFLAILDCCFAGAFRWASTRDLLSAPEVIHKERFDRFIESPAWQAITSAAHDQKALDLLTLTDHRGRTVNNHSPFAAALIEALEGQADSSPPAQNGKPAGDGVITATELYLYLRDRVELLTEDRRQRQTPGLWALDKHDKGEYIFLTPGHELNLPPAPPLDVTQNPYRGLESFDEDSAHLFFGRSATIENLYPFVREHPLTVVLGASGSGKSSLVKAGLIPHIKTLESDLAFWTILSPLRPGDSPFNALNNTLQHARLPQFSQPNSPSEGECQRLLQNLTAWIKHNSNTYLLLVIDQSEELFTLCPSSQLREQFLHFIARAIAIAPQQVRILLTLRSDFEPQFRETALEPYWQDGRFVISPMTREELRDAIEQPASQRVMYFEPPSLVDRLIDEVMQMPGALPLLSFTLSELYLKYLQKVREGNRDKRAITQEDYEELGGVARSLTQRADAEYDALVKEDQDCGQTIRHLMLRAIAVSGGELTRRQVPLTELEYPEPKNTQVQRIIDRLSAARLLVGGIDAKGYPYIEPAHDALVRGWQKLLAWEREEQETLILQRRLTPAAQEWSEKGKNLYLWHANPRLDLLRQVRRSEDNWLNQTEDEFVRRSVWRKRRNRIIRWGIAAGVFVALGSLTIFSLISKNQADLRAEASQIKDTLSVNPLQGLVLAIEATGKSQSLFKHFLHSEFDRVQYGLLTAIETPKFNNMFLGHEGEVNWVAVSPDGTKVVSGGWDGVVRLWDSEGNLMVKPFPGHEDAITAVAFSPDGKTIVSASWDGTMRLWDLQGNAIGKPFAGHENVVTSAVFSPDGKTIVSASQDQTIRLWDLEGNPLGKPFAGHEDAVTSVAFSPDGKTIASGSWDATVRLWDLEGNPLGKPFRGHREEITTVAFSPDGKTIASGSYDETVKLWDLEGNLISESFQGHQDKVYGVAFSPDGQSIISASLDKTLRLWDLEGNLIGEPFRGHEDSVNAVAFSSDGEHIVSGSDDGVVGLWKTQSNSVFRGHRAEVLAIAFSPDSNLLASGSADRTVRLWNLKGNTLLVYEGHENAVSSVAFSPDGSILASGSEDKTIRLWDLKGNPVGKPFQGHKDTIAAIAFSPDGKIVASASLDQTIRLWDLGGNPIGEPFRGHEDIITSVAFSPDGKTIVSGSDDKTIRLWDLEGNSIGEPFENPHPEHDYEITSVAFSPNGDSIISGSAGQALHLWDLEGNVLFVYEGHGNEVLSVTFSPDGEHVASGGKDDTVRLWDAESDAIKIFRGHQDDVFAVAFSPNGKIIASSSHDRTIRLWQGGDWRTWLKKACHNPIVERPGRLDRLPNWKSWEETTQKARKTCQKYVWNQQH; encoded by the coding sequence ATGCCAAAAATCAATCGTCGCCTAGCCGTCGTTATCGGCATTAACCAATACCAACACGGAATTTCCCCCTTACAAAGTGCCGTCAGCGATGCGAAAGAAATTGCTCGCTTGCTCGAGGAAGACCACGGTTACATCGTCTGGCGATTCCTCGATGCACAAGCCACCCTCAACGCCCTTCTCGACTTTCTGCAAACCACTCTTCCCCAGAAGATCGAGACGGAAGACACCGTACTCTTCTATTTCGCCGGACACGGAATTGCCCTCAACAGCGACGAGGGTCCTCAAGGCTACCTCATTCCCCAAGACGCGCAATTGGGCAACTCTTCCAGCTACCTCCCCATGCCCGAACTGCAAGGGGCATTGCTCGCTCTCCCCTGCCGCCACTTCCTCGCCATCCTCGACTGCTGCTTTGCCGGAGCCTTTCGCTGGGCGAGTACCAGGGACTTGTTGAGCGCCCCAGAAGTCATCCACAAAGAGCGCTTCGACCGCTTTATTGAGTCTCCTGCGTGGCAAGCGATCACCTCTGCCGCTCACGATCAAAAAGCCCTCGATCTCCTCACCTTAACCGATCATCGCGGACGCACCGTTAACAACCATTCTCCCTTTGCGGCTGCCCTCATCGAAGCCTTAGAAGGACAAGCGGATAGCTCTCCCCCCGCGCAAAATGGCAAACCTGCCGGGGATGGGGTGATTACTGCCACAGAATTGTATTTGTATTTGCGCGATCGCGTGGAACTCCTCACTGAAGACCGCAGACAGCGCCAAACCCCCGGACTCTGGGCGCTCGACAAGCACGACAAAGGGGAATACATCTTCCTCACTCCCGGACACGAACTCAACCTTCCCCCCGCACCCCCTTTAGATGTCACCCAAAACCCCTATCGCGGCTTGGAATCCTTCGATGAAGACTCCGCTCACCTCTTTTTCGGGCGCAGCGCAACCATCGAAAACCTTTATCCCTTTGTCCGAGAGCATCCCCTCACCGTCGTTCTCGGCGCGTCCGGAAGCGGCAAATCGAGCCTGGTGAAAGCCGGACTGATCCCCCACATCAAAACCCTCGAATCCGATCTCGCTTTTTGGACAATTCTCTCTCCCCTGCGTCCGGGAGACTCCCCTTTTAACGCCCTCAACAACACCCTACAACACGCTCGCCTGCCTCAATTTTCTCAACCCAACTCCCCCTCCGAAGGGGAATGTCAACGGTTGCTGCAAAATCTTACCGCCTGGATAAAACATAATTCCAACACGTATCTTCTCCTGGTCATCGATCAAAGCGAAGAACTGTTTACCCTTTGTCCCTCCTCACAACTTCGGGAGCAGTTCTTACACTTTATCGCTCGCGCGATCGCGATCGCGCCCCAACAAGTCCGAATTCTCCTCACCCTGCGTTCCGACTTTGAACCCCAATTCCGAGAAACTGCCCTCGAACCCTATTGGCAAGATGGGCGATTTGTCATTTCCCCCATGACGCGGGAAGAATTGCGAGACGCGATCGAACAACCCGCATCCCAACGGGTGATGTATTTCGAGCCACCTTCCCTTGTCGATCGATTGATCGATGAAGTGATGCAAATGCCCGGAGCCTTACCCCTCCTCTCTTTCACCTTGAGCGAGCTGTACTTGAAATATCTCCAGAAAGTCCGGGAAGGAAACAGGGACAAACGAGCCATTACCCAAGAAGACTATGAGGAATTGGGGGGAGTGGCGCGCAGCCTGACCCAACGCGCCGATGCGGAGTACGATGCTTTAGTGAAAGAAGACCAAGACTGCGGTCAAACCATTCGCCATCTCATGTTACGCGCGATCGCGGTCAGTGGAGGAGAACTCACCCGCCGCCAGGTTCCCCTTACAGAATTGGAATATCCCGAACCGAAAAATACTCAAGTACAACGAATTATCGATCGTTTGAGTGCGGCAAGATTATTGGTTGGGGGAATTGATGCCAAAGGCTATCCTTACATCGAACCCGCTCACGATGCCTTGGTTAGAGGGTGGCAAAAACTATTAGCTTGGGAGCGAGAAGAACAAGAAACATTAATTTTGCAACGGCGACTAACCCCTGCGGCTCAGGAGTGGAGCGAAAAGGGCAAGAATCTGTATTTATGGCACGCCAATCCCCGCCTAGATTTGCTCCGACAGGTGCGCCGTTCTGAAGACAATTGGTTGAATCAAACAGAAGACGAATTTGTGCGACGCAGCGTTTGGAGAAAGCGAAGAAACCGCATCATCCGTTGGGGAATTGCAGCAGGTGTCTTTGTTGCACTAGGGAGCTTGACGATCTTCTCGTTGATTAGCAAAAATCAAGCAGACTTGCGAGCAGAAGCATCCCAAATTAAAGACACCCTATCGGTCAATCCCTTGCAAGGTCTGGTGTTGGCGATTGAGGCGACAGGAAAGAGTCAATCTCTGTTCAAGCATTTTTTGCATTCCGAGTTCGATCGCGTCCAGTATGGCTTGCTCACCGCCATAGAAACCCCAAAATTCAATAATATGTTTCTCGGTCATGAGGGCGAAGTCAATTGGGTGGCTGTGAGTCCCGATGGAACAAAGGTTGTCAGTGGGGGTTGGGATGGAGTTGTAAGGCTGTGGGATTCAGAAGGCAATCTTATGGTCAAACCCTTCCCAGGACACGAAGACGCTATTACAGCCGTTGCTTTTAGTCCCGATGGCAAAACCATTGTCAGTGCGAGTTGGGATGGAACCATGCGCTTGTGGGATTTGCAGGGGAACGCGATCGGAAAACCATTCGCAGGACACGAAAATGTCGTTACCTCCGCGGTATTTAGTCCCGATGGCAAAACCATTGTCAGTGCGAGTCAAGATCAAACCATTAGGCTGTGGGATTTAGAGGGAAACCCTCTTGGCAAACCGTTCGCAGGACATGAAGATGCTGTCACTTCTGTTGCTTTTAGTCCCGACGGCAAAACCATCGCCAGTGGGAGTTGGGACGCAACCGTGCGGCTGTGGGACTTAGAGGGAAACCCTCTCGGCAAACCGTTTCGAGGACATCGAGAGGAGATTACAACCGTTGCTTTCAGTCCCGACGGCAAAACCATTGCTAGTGGCAGTTATGACGAGACGGTCAAGCTGTGGGATTTAGAGGGCAATCTCATCAGTGAATCCTTCCAGGGTCATCAGGATAAAGTGTATGGGGTTGCTTTTAGTCCCGACGGACAATCGATTATTAGCGCAAGCTTAGACAAGACGTTGCGGTTGTGGGATTTGGAGGGGAACCTCATCGGCGAACCCTTTCGAGGACACGAAGATTCGGTCAATGCGGTGGCGTTCAGTTCGGATGGGGAGCATATTGTGAGTGGCAGCGACGATGGAGTAGTTGGATTGTGGAAAACTCAGTCCAATTCAGTCTTTCGGGGACATCGGGCAGAAGTTCTCGCGATCGCGTTTAGTCCGGATAGCAATCTCCTTGCAAGCGGGAGTGCCGACAGAACCGTGCGATTGTGGAATTTAAAGGGCAATACGCTACTCGTTTACGAAGGACACGAAAATGCGGTTAGTTCGGTGGCGTTCAGTCCCGACGGGAGTATCCTTGCAAGCGGGAGTGAAGACAAAACCATCCGGTTGTGGGATTTAAAGGGAAACCCAGTGGGAAAGCCGTTTCAGGGTCATAAGGATACGATCGCCGCGATCGCGTTTAGTCCCGACGGCAAGATCGTTGCCAGTGCCAGTCTCGACCAAACCATCCGGTTGTGGGATTTAGGCGGCAATCCTATCGGTGAACCTTTCCGAGGACACGAAGATATTATTACTTCTGTTGCGTTCAGTCCAGACGGTAAAACGATCGTGAGTGGTAGCGACGATAAAACCATCCGGCTGTGGGATTTAGAGGGCAATTCCATCGGCGAACCATTCGAGAACCCACACCCAGAACACGACTACGAAATCACCTCTGTGGCATTCAGTCCCAACGGAGACAGCATTATTAGCGGGAGTGCCGGTCAAGCCTTGCATTTGTGGGATTTAGAGGGCAATGTTTTGTTCGTCTACGAAGGACATGGGAATGAGGTTTTATCCGTTACCTTTAGTCCGGACGGAGAACACGTTGCCAGTGGCGGTAAAGATGACACGGTGCGCTTGTGGGATGCCGAAAGCGATGCCATTAAGATATTCAGGGGTCATCAAGATGATGTTTTTGCCGTTGCTTTCAGTCCCAATGGAAAAATC
- the hisIE gene encoding bifunctional phosphoribosyl-AMP cyclohydrolase/phosphoribosyl-ATP diphosphatase HisIE gives MSAAESHSFDRAIPLDAIRFNEQGLVPAIAQDYLDGTVLMLAWMNRDALQKTLETGEVWYWSRSRQELWHKGATSGHFQKVRSLRYDCDSDALLVTIEQIGDIACHTGERSCFHQVEGTKQAPPADTLSGLYRVVRDRRDRPVEGSYTRKLFAGGDNKILKKIGEEAAEVVMACKDDDPGAIAGEVADLFYHALVAMAHHNVDLRDVYRILEERRR, from the coding sequence ATGTCTGCTGCTGAATCTCACTCTTTCGATCGCGCGATTCCGCTCGATGCAATTCGCTTCAACGAACAGGGATTAGTCCCCGCGATCGCGCAAGATTATTTAGATGGAACGGTGTTGATGCTCGCGTGGATGAACCGCGACGCACTACAAAAAACCTTGGAAACGGGAGAGGTTTGGTATTGGAGTCGTTCTCGCCAGGAATTGTGGCATAAAGGCGCAACCTCCGGACATTTCCAAAAGGTACGTTCCCTTCGCTACGATTGCGATAGCGATGCACTTCTGGTTACCATCGAACAGATTGGGGATATTGCCTGTCACACCGGAGAACGCAGTTGTTTCCATCAGGTGGAAGGGACGAAACAAGCGCCTCCCGCCGATACCCTGTCTGGATTGTACCGGGTGGTACGCGATCGGCGCGATCGCCCTGTTGAGGGGTCTTATACCCGCAAACTCTTCGCGGGTGGCGATAATAAAATTCTCAAAAAAATTGGCGAGGAAGCTGCTGAGGTGGTGATGGCGTGTAAGGATGACGATCCCGGCGCGATCGCGGGAGAAGTTGCCGATCTGTTTTACCATGCTTTAGTGGCAATGGCTCACCATAACGTCGATTTGCGGGACGTGTACCGCATTCTTGAAGAACGTCGCCGCTAG